A region of Neovison vison isolate M4711 chromosome 7, ASM_NN_V1, whole genome shotgun sequence DNA encodes the following proteins:
- the LOC122912929 gene encoding olfactory receptor 4P4-like, with protein MKNQRNISEFILLGLSYDQNIEIFCFMLFLFCYVALLAGNLLILVSIRCSSLFHQPMYYFLIHLSSMDICYTSTVTPKLIADLLVERKIISYSNCMLQIFTMHFFGGIEIFILTAMAFDRYAAICKPLHYVIIMNRTRCHLLVLAAWASGVIHALPLFSTAIGLPFCGPNEIDHYFCDIFPLLKLACFGTYITGVLVVAFSGMVALVTFIVLFVSYGIILFTLRNLSAEGRRKALSTCWSHVTVVILFFGPAIFIYLRPPTTFPEDKIFALFYTNLAPMFNPLIYTLRNSEMKKAVRKVW; from the coding sequence ATGAAAAACCAGAGAAACATCTCAGAATTCATACTTCTAGGACTTTCGTATGACCAGAACATAGAAATATTTTGCTTCATGCTCTTCTTATTCTGTTATGTTGCCCTGTTGGCAGGAAATCTTCTGATCCTTGTCTCCATTCGATGCAGTTCCCTTTTTCACCAACCCATGTACTACTTCCTCATCCACTTATCCTCTATGGACATCTGCTATACCTCTACAGTTACACCCAAGTTAATTGCTGACCTGTTAGTGGAAAGAAAAATCATCTCCTACAGTAATTGCATGTTACAGATCTTTACCATGCACTTTTTTGGAGGCATTGAGATCTTCATTCTTACTGCCATGGCCTTTGATCGCTATGCTGCCATCTGCAAACCCCTCCACTATGTGATTATCATGAACAGGACAAGGTGCCACCTCCTAGTCTTAGCTGCTTGGGCTAGTGGGGTCATCCATGCCTTACCTCTGTTTTCTACTGCAATTGGTTTGCCCTTCTGTGGTCCCAATGAAATCGATCActatttctgtgatatttttcctttgctAAAGCTGGCCTGTTTTGGTACCTACATCACTGGTGTCCTTGTGGTTGCCTTTTCAGGTATGGTTGCCTTAGTAACCTTTATTGTCTTATTTGTTTCTTATGGGATAATATTGTTCACTTTAAGAAATCTCTCAGCTGAGGGAAGACGCAAAGCTCTCTCCACCTGTTGGTCTCATGTCACTGTGGTCATCTTATTTTTTGGGCCTGCAATCTTTATCTACCTTAGACCACCTACTACTTTTCCTGAGGACAAAATATTTGCTCTATTTTATACCAATTTGGCTCCTATGTTCAATCCCTTAATCTATACTCTGAGAAATTCAGAGATGAAAAAAGCAGTGAGAAAAGTTTGGTGA